The window GGCGTCTTGTCGGCCGGCGTCTTCTTCACCGCGGCCGACTCCGGCGGCTGCGGCGCGGGTGGCGTGGCCTCGCCCTCGTTGGGCGGGTCCTGCGCTTCTGCCATCAGGCTGCTCCTTTGCAGTGTCTAGTCGCGAACACCGGCAGTGCCCCCATCATGCCAGGCCGGTTGCCGCCACTCGGCGGCTCAGCCGGCCCGGCAACCGCCGCGCGGCCAGGCTCACGCGCGGCGCCGCAGCGCCCAGGCCGCCCCGCCCCCGATCAGCAGAACAGCTCCGAGCAGGAACGGCCACACCGGCACACCGTTGTCGCCGGAGCCCGCCGAGGCGGACGGACCCGGGGCTCCCTTGCCCGCCGCCGTCAGCGTGAACGCCCACGACCCGGACACCGCGTGACCGTCGGCCGAGGTCACCCGGTAGTTCACCGTGTAGGCGCTGAC is drawn from Candidatus Mycolicibacterium alkanivorans and contains these coding sequences:
- a CDS encoding copper resistance protein CopC, producing the protein MRRLTATVLLIATMAVSGTPVARAHAVRVASDPATDATVSSGPARVSAYTVNYRVTSADGHAVSGSWAFTLTAAGKGAPGPSASAGSGDNGVPVWPFLLGAVLLIGGGAAWALRRRA